The Maylandia zebra isolate NMK-2024a linkage group LG1, Mzebra_GT3a, whole genome shotgun sequence DNA segment TACGGCTAACACAGAAACCACCTGATTTACGGATTTTCACACAAATCCAAAACTTTCTTTCATGGTCTTCTCCGCCCTCCCTACTccactaaaaaacaaaatttaccTTAAATTATAAGTATTGACTGAGTATGGCGTCAAACAGCTTTCGTAACCGTTAAATGTTTGGAAATGTTTATTCGGTTAACTCATAATTCACAGATTAAACGTTTTTAGACTAAACCCAAACTTTAACAAGTGTCTTCCTGCTGCCGCGCCACTCGGAGCGGATGCGCACAAATCAAAGGTGAAGAATGACTCGCAGACAGGAGACAGACACGTGAGCCGAGATGAGCACCGCCCCTTAAACAGTCACAAAACAAAGCTGCAGTAAGGAGACGCGGTTTCCCCGCTGACAGCACAATTACGCCGTATTTGAACGGAGTTTGGTGGACAGCAGGTGTTTAATGCAGGTATctgccagtgttggtcaagttacttgaaaaaagtaatcagtaactaattactgattacttcctccaaaaagtaatcccgttactttactgattacttattttcagaaGTAATTCATTACTTAGTTAGTTACTTGgggcgactgtggctcagggggtgGGAAGCAcatctgtaactggaaggttgccggtttgatccCCCGGGCTCCCTgtcctggtcattgtgtccttgagcaagacactttaccctactggtgttggccagaggggccgatggtgcgatatggcagcctcgcctctgtcagtctgccccagggcagctgtggctacaactgtagctgcctccaccagtgtgtgaatgtgagagtgaatgaatagtggcattgtaaagcgctttgggtgccttgaaaagtgctatataaatccactccattattattgttattattattattacttagttgctttttaaaaacacgatttacaacctgagtaggtgataaagtgatagatctttcagcccaattctactttttctgcataatccatcatataaaatgtaatcagatggaaaagtctctttttaaaacttgttttattagttttaatcttttaactttatgcatcaagcaaacatttaattatctgcaacattctctgactggaagaaattagtttaacatttaaacctattttctgcacattccagcacataaactCAGGACGGGATGTTTCCTCACTCTGGTCCTTCACTCAAGTTTATATAGATTTTTTGTAAATAAGAGAattgtttgtgtattgttgATGAAACTAAAGTTCTCTCTCCGAGTCTCCATCAATGTGAAGCATGTTGGCGGGGGACAGGGGCGAACGGTTAAATGTGACGATGAAGGCGTGCAGGTGACCCGTGCTCTGCTCTGATTGGTCGTCCTGCAGGAGAGGAGCGTCCTGCTAAGGAAATGGTTTGAGCTGATGACGCTGCACAAAGATGAGCTCGCCCAGCTGATCACGTTTGAATGTGTGAGTATGACACATGAACTCACCTGTAGGACACCTGAACATGCAGTACATGTCAGCAACGAGTGAGTACTTGTACTGTAGTACTTTTCAAATAAATACtactttaaaatgtttgtttgacgAAATAAGAAAACCTCAAGAAGTTTTTGTAAAAGTGTTTATTGTAACAAACACTCATCTTTATCCTGCTGCGTGTCTCTGCGTCTGCGTGTCTCTGCGTCTGCGTGTCTCTGCGTCTGCGTGTCTCTGCGTCTGCGTGTCTCTGCGTCTGCGTGTCTCTGCGTCTGCGTGCGTGTGTTGCAGGGTAAACCGATGTGCGAGTCTCTCGGGGAGATCTCGTACTCCGCCTCCTTCCTCGAGTGGTTTTCTGAGGAGGCGCGGCGAGTCTACGGTGACATTGTGCCATCTCCAGCCAAAGACAGAAAGCTCCTCCTCCTGAAGCAGCCGGTGGGCGTGGCCTCCATCATCACACCGGTGAGCAGCtcgttaatgaattgatatcacgttatccaagctagaatcgattttaatcgataatcaaaacccacccctaatgaATCCATCACATGACGTCCCGCAAAGAATTTGCTTTTGGTTGTTTCCAGTGGAACTTCCCCAGCGCCATGATCACCAGGAAGGTCGGCGCCGCGCTGGCTGCCGGCTGCACGGTGGTGGTTAAACCAGCTGAGGACACGCCACTTTCGGCTCTCGCTCTGGCAGAGGTGAGTACGTCAAACATCTGGATAGGGGTCGGCACTTTGTTTCTTCGTGGGACACACATTGTTGAGTCACTTCCTGTGTTTTGgcgtgttttttttccccctcagctgGCGGAGCAGGCGGGGATCCCGGCAGGGGTGGTCAATGTGGTTCCATGCTCCAGAGAGTCGACGCCCTCGGTCGGGCAGGTCCTCTGCACAGACCCTCTGGTGGCTAAAATCTCCTTCACTGGATCCACGGCGACCGGGAAGGTCAGAGTGCAGCGCCGCCCGCAGCGCCGCCTGCAGATccacataaaaagcagaaactcttctttaaataaaacttcGGTTTCAGGTGTTGCTGAAAATGGCCGCTGACACCGTGAAGAAGGTATCCATGGAACTGGGTGGCCACGCCCCCTTCATTGTGTTTGACAGCGCAGACCTTGACAAAGCGGTGGGCGGAGCCATGGCATCCAAGTTCAGGAACTCAGGCCAGGTGAGGGTGTCTCCTGCTGACCTGTTCCACAGGTGAACGCCACCATTGTGCACACTAACGCTTCTTCTTCCTGCAGACGTGCGTGTGCTCGAACCGGTTTCTGGTCCAGAGCGCCGTCTACGACCGCTTCGTGGAAAAGTTGGGGCGAGCTATGGATGCCGAGCTGCGTCTGGGTCACGGCTCGGAGCCCAACACCACGCAGGGGCCGCTCATCAACACCCGCGCCGCAGAGAAGGTAAACGCCGTTTCCACTATTAACCCGGATTGTTTCGTCCCCGTGACAGAGCAGAGAAAACCGACTCAGCGTTAgaacatttatttcttttattcaatcatcttctGAAGAGACCCCTGCACAGCCCAGACGCCAGTTGCAGCATCTCTAACATTAGAATCATAACCTGTGCCTCATATTGGTGTTATTTTGGTACTTTACACGTCACAGTTTCAATACAAACATTGTTATATGGCAAACTTCCTCTTTTCTGTCTGGCTTCCTGTATTTATTAACATGCTGTACAGCTCta contains these protein-coding regions:
- the LOC101464303 gene encoding succinate-semialdehyde dehydrogenase, mitochondrial, producing the protein MSAAVCVLKTRCFLRQLLPGLPAAMHRSYSLDVSAPLLRTQGYVDGRWISAASVFPVLDPATGQEIARVSDCGPAEAKQAVDAAYKAFHSWKQYTAKERSVLLRKWFELMTLHKDELAQLITFECGKPMCESLGEISYSASFLEWFSEEARRVYGDIVPSPAKDRKLLLLKQPVGVASIITPWNFPSAMITRKVGAALAAGCTVVVKPAEDTPLSALALAELAEQAGIPAGVVNVVPCSRESTPSVGQVLCTDPLVAKISFTGSTATGKVLLKMAADTVKKVSMELGGHAPFIVFDSADLDKAVGGAMASKFRNSGQTCVCSNRFLVQSAVYDRFVEKLGRAMDAELRLGHGSEPNTTQGPLINTRAAEKVLHQISDAVSRGAKVVKGGKRLDGSFMEPTLLADVTADMLCTKEETFGPLVPVIRFNTEEEALAIANATSVGLAGYFYSQDVSQIWRVAEALEVGMVSVNEGLLSTPEATFGGVKESGMGREGSKYGVDEYLEVKYMCFGGLKP